A single window of Zea mays cultivar B73 chromosome 10, Zm-B73-REFERENCE-NAM-5.0, whole genome shotgun sequence DNA harbors:
- the LOC109943051 gene encoding protein ALP1-like, translated as MDANEIRRSLIIKAVALAAATFYYILIVRRKMKRKLISYAPMIDMEMKRNDYLSSIYHKDDTSCLRMLRLRRAPFFLLCDTLKQRSLLSDSIHCCVEEQVAMFLHTIGHNERNAVVGKNFKRSGETVSRYFKLVLRAIGELRDDLIRPSSLETSVKILGNPRWYPYFENCIGAIDGTHIRASVPKSREAAFRGRKSFTTQNVMAAVDFDLHFTYVLAGWEGSAHDAVVLADALQRQNGLVVPEGKYYLVDCGYGAKPGFLPPFRGVRYHLKEWGNDNRPENEKELFNLRHSQLRVTVERAFGSLKNRFKFLDDA; from the exons ATGGATGCTAATGAAATAAGAAGATCTTTAATTATTAAAGCTGTTGCTCTAGCCGCCGCTACATTTTATTATATTCTGATTGTGAGGAGGAAGATGAAAAGGAAACTGATTTCGTATGCCCCAATGATTGATATGGAAATGAAACGAAATGACTACCTTTCTAGTATTTACCATAAAGATGATACGAGTTGTTTGCGCATGCTAAGATTGAGGAGAGCACCATTCTTTTTATTGTGTGATACACTGAAACAAAGAAGCCTTCTTTCTGATAGTATCCATTGTTGTGTTGAGGAACAAGTAGCAATGTtccttcacacaattggtcacaaCGAGAGGAATGCTGTTGTAGGAAAAAATTTCAAGAGATCAGGGGAAACTGTCAGTCGCTACTTTAAGTTAGTACTTCGTGCTATCGGTGAACTTCGTGATGACCTTATTAGGCCTTCATCTCTTGAAACTTCAGTCAAAATCCTTGGAAATCCTCGATGGTATCCTTACTTTGAG AATTGTATTGGCGCAATTGATGGTACACACATACGAGCTAGTGTCCCCAAGTCTCGTGAGGCAGCTTTTCGAGGTAGAAAGAGTTTCACAACCCAAAATGTGATGGCCGCGGTAGACTTTGACCTTCACTTCACATATGTGCTAGCTGGTTGGGAGGGTTCGGCACATGATGCCGTCGTTCTAGCTGATGCCTTACAAAGGCAGAATGGTCTCGTTGTACCTGAAG GAAAATATTACCTAGTTGACTGCGGTTATGGTGCAAAGCCAGGGTTCTTACCACCTTTTCGTGGTGTCCGATACCACTTAAAAGAGTGGGGTAATGATAACAGGCCAGAAAATGAGAAGGAATTATTTAATTTAAGGCATTCACAACTACGGGTTACTGTTGAGCGTGCCTTTGGATCCCTGAAGAACCGTTTTAAGTTTCTTGATGATGCTTGA